TGTGTCTCCCAGGGTCTTGGAGCATTGATCTATGCAGGAACAGGAATCGTTTCAGGAAGCAATCCTTCCTCGGAGTGGAACGAGCTTGAGCTTAAGATCTCTCAGGTGAAAAAGTCTTCAAGAATGTTGTTAAACACTCTCACTGCAATTTCCATGTCTTTTATGAAATCTCAAATCAGATTGATATGTGTTTTCTGCAGTTCACTAAGTCACTTGAACATGAGTCAGCTTTGCAACCAATCAACTAAAGAAAGGCGGGAATTGAGATTGTTTAATAACTAAATTGGTTTGTATCATTTGTGTGTTTGGTCATTGGTGTGTATATTGTAAATAGAAGCAACACTAATGATGATGCTGCATGGTACACTTTAAATCTTCTTTTAGCTACTTGTTGTCCAATTTCTGACCAGACTAGAAGCCTTTGAAGCGACTATGACTCTATGAGGTCCATCAAATGAAACACTTACGCACGTTGTGATCCAAAGCTGACGTATATTTCCACCTTCAcgaaaaaatgacaaattatTTAGGAATATTATGTgacaataacaaaacataataattaaggctccaaaaacaaatctttattACTACTTATTAACGAACGAACGTAATTAGATTACCGATAGTGTGCTAATGGGGTTTCAGAAAAGTGATGGGTGGTTTCTTTTGGACTAATCCAATCAAAagggatttgatttttttgggttatatCATTTAGGAAAAGATACTTTTTTGTTCCCTTGATAATCAAAACTGTCTTCTCCATCACTCATATTCTCTTCTAATTGTTCTCACAATCATATCTCACTATAAAATTGAAATGCTTTATTTCTGTAGCAATAATTTCAAAGACAACTTTCTATTTATTatgaaattaatataaatattcttttaCCCATCacttgaaaaagaagaagcaaatgtACATCTTTTTTAGATAAGACTTTTAGTTAACATATACTCTTGTTCTCCAAATTAAATCGTAATTCGGTGGGTTTCTATTTTTGATAGTATAGAAAATTTCGAAATAAATGTCtaattcattcattcattacttatatagatatattttaaaaaacctaGAAATGTACATGAACTATAATcggtaaaataaaaaagaatatggatATTAGTTGACCGCCAATAATACAATTTACCCCTCTTGAGGGTCATATTTATCAAAACGAATCAACATGATTTTTGAATGCAATGGTCGTCTccttatttctcttttgcatgcttaaatgtttcttttacataattaaagttttgagaagaaaaaaagtaacgGTAGCGAGAAGATTCCTTTTGcatttttgaaagtttattGCATTCAACTAAAAAGCCAATTGTCAACATTACAGAAATATGTTCGTATTGGCACAATATATGATTCTTAAACAACTCTTcttagctttcttcttcttcttttatcattttttcatattgtttaaGAATACCTACTAGATGAAAAGTAAAAGGATAGATTCGTTGTCGATATTACAGATATTAAAGATGAACTCTTGACTGCTACTTAATGTTTAAATAACGAGTTAAGAATATTACATAAGTCATGGCaacaaataaactaataa
This sequence is a window from Arabidopsis thaliana chromosome 1 sequence. Protein-coding genes within it:
- a CDS encoding uncharacterized protein (unknown protein; LOCATED IN: endomembrane system; Has 30201 Blast hits to 17322 proteins in 780 species: Archae - 12; Bacteria - 1396; Metazoa - 17338; Fungi - 3422; Plants - 5037; Viruses - 0; Other Eukaryotes - 2996 (source: NCBI BLink).); the encoded protein is MFCYCHIIFLNNLSFFREGGNIRQLWITTCVSVSFDGPHRVIVASKASSLVRNWTTSS